Below is a window of Arthrobacter sp. SLBN-112 DNA.
AGCAGCGGATCGTTGTCCCCGTTGCCGGCCAGGATGTTCGCGGCCTTGGCCGAAAACTGGTCCAGGGCCCCGTTGACGGGAAGTCCGAATGCAGGACCCTTCGTCCGGCCAAGGTCGGTGACTACGGAGTGTCCGGGCTGAAGGACGACAAGTGACCCGGTCATGGCCGCGCCTCAAGGAACTGCCCCTCGTAGTTTCCGAAGTCCTCCGCGGGAATGCGGTAGAAGCGCAGTTCATCGCCGGGGACGTAGGGCACCAGGGGTTCGCGTGCTGCGTCCAGGACCGTCAGGGGGGTCTGGCCGATGACGCACCAGCCACCCGGTGCCACTGCGGGCGCGATCACGGCTTGGCGTCCGGCCACGGATACTGCACCGGCGGGTACGGACAGCCGCGGGTCTTTAAGCCTGGGGACGGGGACCGGGAAGTCTGGTCCGTCCATCATGGGCGAGCCTGCCGGCGCTCCGAGGCAGCGGATGACGTAGGTCTTGGCCGTGTGCCGGGCGATCACGTCCTGGACATCCAGGCCCTGGTGCTCAGCCACGCTTTCCAGGTCCGGCCCGTAGCTGCCGCCGTACACGACGGGTACCTCGAAGCGGCGCGGCTCGCGCAGGTTGGTGCCAACAAATTCCAGCTGGCGCATCCCAAGGAGGACGAACGCCCTGACCTGGCGGGCGGAGGTGAGGTAGGGGTCGAATTCGACCAGGACGGAGTCGTAAGTGGGAACGGCGCCATGGATGCCGTCGACGCCGGCAGTTGTCAGCCAGCCGGCCAGGGAGTG
It encodes the following:
- a CDS encoding carboxyltransferase domain-containing protein is translated as MPAPTTTGQTTLDIYESGDAALRVVAQSGDAESNWATVHSLAGWLTTAGVDGIHGAVPTYDSVLVEFDPYLTSARQVRAFVLLGMRQLEFVGTNLREPRRFEVPVVYGGSYGPDLESVAEHQGLDVQDVIARHTAKTYVIRCLGAPAGSPMMDGPDFPVPVPRLKDPRLSVPAGAVSVAGRQAVIAPAVAPGGWCVIGQTPLTVLDAAREPLVPYVPGDELRFYRIPAEDFGNYEGQFLEARP